The following are encoded in a window of Penaeus vannamei isolate JL-2024 chromosome 17, ASM4276789v1, whole genome shotgun sequence genomic DNA:
- the LOC138864607 gene encoding uncharacterized protein, translating to MTGRYEERGAKKTGRYEERGAKKTGRYEERGAKKTGRYEERGAKMTGRYEERGAKMTGRYEERGAKKTGRYEERGAKKTGRYEERGAKKTGRYEERGAKMTGRYEERGAKMTGRYEERGAKKTGRYEERGAKMTGRSGRYEERGAKKTGRYEERGAKKTGRYEERGAKKTGRYEERGAKMTGRYEEEERRRLEDYCVFFLPFWEPGLSV from the exons ATGACTGGAAGAtatgaggaaagaggagcgaagaagactggaagatatgaggaaagaggagcgaagaagactggaagatatgaggaaagaggagcgaaGAAGACTGGAAGATATGAGGAAAGAGGGGCGAAGATGACTGGAAGAtatgaggaaagaggagcgaagatgactggaagatatgaggaaagaggagcgaagaagactggaagatatgaggaaagaggagcgaagaagactggaagatatgaggaaagaggagcgaaGAAGACTGGAAGATATGAGGAAAGAGGGGCGAAGATGACTGGAAGAtatgaggaaagaggagcgaagatgactggaagatatgaggaaagaggagcgaaGAAGACTGGAAGATATGAGGAAAGAGGGGCGAAGATGACTGGAAGATCTGGAAGAtatgaggaaagaggagcgaagaagactggaagatatgaggaaagaggagcgaagaagactggaagatatgaggaaagaggagcgaaGAAGACTGGAAGATATGAGGAAAGAGGGGCGAAGATGACTGGaagatatgaggaagaggagcgaagaagactggaagat TACTGTgtcttctttttacctttttgggAGCCTGGACTCAGCGTCTAG